A region of Planctomicrobium piriforme DNA encodes the following proteins:
- the aroF gene encoding 3-deoxy-7-phosphoheptulonate synthase: MIIVLKPNYTEQQLQHIFEKLEEMGFRHELSKGVKRTLIGVIGEEDRLRNAPLRAIAGVEDVMSVLKPFKLASREFQEHDSVFDLGHGVKVGGGSLMMIAGPCAIEGEDILLEIAQAVQAAGANVLRGGAFKPRTSPYSYQGMGEEGLKILRNVGDELGMPVVTEVMDPRQVALVDRYSDIIQIGARNMQNFNLLAEVGQTNRPVLLKRGMSATVQDLLMSAEYILANGNKQVILCERGIRSFDNSTRNLLDLAIVPNVKGLSHLPIIVDPSHATGRPDLIPSMALAAVAAGADGVHIEVHNCPEKAMSDGPQALLPNQYAELFAQMKKLATLLNRQIPTTQPPKAAPVPVAAR, translated from the coding sequence GTGATCATCGTTCTGAAGCCGAATTACACCGAACAACAGTTGCAGCACATCTTCGAGAAACTCGAGGAAATGGGATTTCGTCATGAGTTGAGCAAGGGGGTCAAACGCACCTTGATCGGCGTCATTGGAGAAGAAGACCGCTTGCGGAATGCCCCGCTGCGGGCAATTGCCGGAGTCGAGGATGTGATGTCAGTGCTCAAACCGTTCAAGCTTGCCAGTCGGGAATTCCAGGAGCATGACTCCGTGTTCGACCTGGGTCACGGAGTGAAAGTCGGCGGCGGATCGCTGATGATGATCGCCGGCCCCTGTGCCATCGAAGGGGAAGACATTCTCCTCGAGATCGCCCAGGCCGTGCAGGCGGCCGGGGCGAATGTTCTTCGCGGCGGCGCTTTCAAGCCCCGCACCAGCCCTTACAGCTACCAGGGGATGGGTGAAGAAGGCCTGAAAATTCTCCGCAACGTCGGAGACGAACTCGGCATGCCGGTCGTCACTGAAGTGATGGACCCCCGCCAGGTGGCGTTGGTCGATCGCTATTCGGACATCATCCAGATCGGCGCCCGCAACATGCAGAACTTCAATCTGCTGGCGGAAGTGGGCCAGACCAACCGCCCGGTGCTGCTGAAGCGCGGCATGAGCGCCACCGTTCAGGATCTGCTGATGTCGGCCGAGTACATTCTCGCCAACGGCAACAAGCAGGTGATCCTCTGCGAGCGCGGTATTCGCAGCTTCGATAACTCCACACGAAACCTGCTCGACCTGGCGATCGTTCCGAACGTCAAAGGTCTCTCGCACCTGCCGATTATTGTCGATCCCAGCCATGCGACCGGCCGGCCGGATTTGATTCCGAGCATGGCGCTCGCCGCCGTGGCCGCCGGTGCGGACGGCGTTCACATCGAAGTGCATAACTGCCCGGAAAAAGCGATGAGCGACGGCCCGCAGGCGTTGCTTCCCAACCAGTACGCGGAACTCTTCGCCCAGATGAAGAAACTCGCCACGCTGCTGAACCGGCAGATCCCGACCACACAGCCGCCGAAAGCCGCGCCGGTTCCCGTCGCCGCACGGTAG
- a CDS encoding DinB family protein — translation MTTNEALKLGIDSADMICLMYLQDLTDEEMMHRPAPGANHVKWQVGHLIASENMMIDGILPNSMPTLPVGFADMYSKQTAGLDDPKEFHTKEELLKVYREQRAATLAALAKLSPEQFDKPTSIDYAPTVGSMFSLQGAHWMMHSGQWAITRRQLGRPPLM, via the coding sequence ATGACAACCAATGAAGCACTCAAACTGGGCATCGATTCCGCTGACATGATCTGCCTGATGTATTTGCAGGATCTGACGGACGAGGAAATGATGCACCGGCCTGCGCCTGGCGCCAATCATGTGAAATGGCAGGTCGGACATCTGATCGCGTCTGAGAACATGATGATCGACGGCATTCTGCCGAACTCGATGCCGACGCTGCCGGTGGGGTTTGCCGACATGTATTCCAAGCAGACCGCCGGCCTCGACGACCCGAAAGAATTTCACACCAAGGAAGAACTGCTCAAGGTCTACCGTGAGCAACGTGCAGCCACGCTGGCGGCGCTCGCCAAACTCTCGCCTGAGCAGTTCGACAAGCCAACGAGCATCGACTACGCCCCGACGGTCGGATCAATGTTTTCGCTGCAGGGAGCGCACTGGATGATGCACTCCGGCCAATGGGCGATCACCCGTCGCCAACTCGGCCGCCCGCCGTTGATGTAG
- a CDS encoding amino acid kinase family protein — protein MTVLKIGGSLYDLPDLKPRLERLVATFEVPVLLVPGGGRFADEIRRLETIHQWTPEVSHHLALQTMSVGAQLLSSLLQKPVFTTWAEILEGRGIGIVDVAHLAGLDELPPSWDITSDSIAAWLAVRCEAERLVLVKSVDAPQPVSDWNTLAASGLVDAYFPTIAPRMSQVAWVNLRTH, from the coding sequence ATGACCGTTCTGAAGATCGGCGGCAGTCTGTACGACTTGCCCGACCTGAAACCACGGCTCGAACGCCTGGTTGCCACATTTGAAGTGCCCGTTTTGTTGGTGCCCGGCGGCGGCCGGTTCGCCGATGAAATTCGTCGCCTCGAAACGATTCATCAGTGGACGCCTGAAGTCTCGCATCACCTGGCTCTGCAGACGATGTCCGTCGGAGCCCAATTGCTCTCCAGTCTGCTGCAGAAACCGGTCTTCACCACCTGGGCCGAAATTCTGGAAGGACGCGGAATCGGCATCGTCGACGTCGCACATCTCGCTGGCCTGGATGAACTCCCTCCCTCATGGGACATCACAAGCGATTCCATCGCCGCCTGGCTGGCTGTTCGCTGTGAAGCCGAGAGACTCGTTCTCGTGAAATCCGTCGACGCTCCGCAGCCGGTTTCCGACTGGAACACGCTTGCCGCCAGCGGACTCGTTGACGCTTACTTCCCG
- a CDS encoding sialate O-acetylesterase — protein MLKLRGLVAIAICSIAASAAQADVKLPSIFGSGMVLQREMPVPVWGWAEPGEQVTVSFRDQSQTAQADAQGNWKVKLNPLALGEPGALTVKGKNSITLDNVLVGEVWVCSGQSNMQWSVNAALDPDLEKASANFPQIRLFQVPLVTANEPQKDVKAQWQVCSPATIGNFTAVGYFFGRDLHQILDVPVGLIQTAWGGTRAEAWTSPDMMAKTEELQPILEGWKENLAHPKHIQAQKDYEAAVVKWEESAKAAQAAGKPAPQRPKAPDITMTSQHYPSNLYNAMVSPLVPYAIRGAIWYQGESNASRAYQYRKLMPAMIQSWRDAWGQGDFPFYQVQLANFRPIKPDAGESDWAELREAQHMAAKTIPNVDAVCITDIGAAQDIHPKDKQNVGKRLVRMALVDLYGVKNIVRQGPTFDSVTFDGKKAVVKFDTHGANLVSYYKEPLTGFAVAGEDKKWVWAEAKITAGDTVEVTAAGVDHPVAVRYNWSDNPQGTLFSEAYLPAYPFRSDTWEGVTAKNVKP, from the coding sequence ATGTTAAAGCTCAGAGGACTCGTCGCCATTGCGATCTGCTCGATCGCGGCCAGTGCGGCCCAGGCGGATGTCAAACTGCCGTCGATCTTCGGCTCAGGCATGGTCCTGCAGCGTGAAATGCCTGTTCCCGTCTGGGGCTGGGCCGAACCCGGCGAACAGGTGACCGTTTCGTTCCGCGATCAGTCGCAAACAGCACAGGCCGATGCCCAGGGGAACTGGAAGGTCAAGTTGAATCCCCTCGCTCTCGGCGAACCCGGCGCGCTGACCGTCAAAGGCAAAAACTCGATCACTCTCGACAATGTCCTCGTCGGCGAAGTCTGGGTCTGTAGCGGCCAGTCCAACATGCAGTGGTCGGTAAACGCCGCCCTCGATCCAGATCTCGAAAAGGCGAGCGCCAACTTCCCGCAGATCCGCCTGTTTCAGGTGCCGCTCGTGACCGCCAACGAGCCGCAGAAAGACGTGAAGGCACAGTGGCAGGTTTGCTCGCCCGCGACCATCGGCAACTTCACCGCCGTCGGCTACTTCTTCGGCCGCGACCTGCATCAGATTCTCGATGTGCCTGTCGGTCTGATTCAGACGGCCTGGGGCGGCACTCGGGCAGAAGCCTGGACCAGCCCGGACATGATGGCCAAGACCGAAGAACTACAGCCGATTCTGGAAGGCTGGAAAGAGAACCTGGCTCACCCCAAACACATTCAGGCTCAGAAGGATTACGAAGCGGCAGTTGTGAAATGGGAAGAGTCGGCCAAGGCGGCTCAAGCGGCCGGCAAACCGGCTCCGCAGCGTCCTAAAGCTCCGGACATCACGATGACCTCACAGCACTACCCGAGCAACCTGTATAACGCCATGGTTTCGCCGCTGGTGCCTTATGCCATTCGCGGCGCGATCTGGTATCAGGGGGAATCCAACGCCAGCCGCGCTTATCAGTATCGCAAGCTGATGCCGGCCATGATTCAAAGCTGGCGTGATGCCTGGGGACAGGGGGACTTCCCGTTCTATCAAGTGCAGCTCGCGAACTTCCGCCCGATCAAGCCGGACGCCGGCGAGAGCGACTGGGCCGAACTTCGCGAAGCCCAGCACATGGCCGCGAAGACGATTCCCAATGTCGATGCCGTCTGCATCACCGACATCGGGGCGGCGCAGGACATTCACCCCAAAGACAAGCAGAACGTCGGTAAGCGTCTGGTGCGGATGGCCCTCGTTGACCTGTACGGGGTGAAGAACATCGTCCGCCAGGGACCGACCTTCGACAGCGTGACTTTTGACGGCAAGAAAGCCGTTGTGAAGTTCGACACCCACGGCGCCAATCTGGTGAGCTACTACAAAGAGCCGCTCACCGGTTTTGCCGTCGCCGGGGAAGACAAGAAGTGGGTCTGGGCTGAAGCCAAGATCACTGCCGGCGACACAGTCGAAGTGACTGCGGCCGGCGTCGATCATCCGGTTGCCGTCCGCTACAACTGGTCCGACAACCCACAAGGCACCCTGTTCAGCGAAGCCTACCTGCCCGCCTATCCGTTCCGCTCGGATACCTGGGAAGGGGTGACGGCGAAGAATGTGAAACCGTAG
- a CDS encoding serine/threonine protein kinase, producing the protein MSSPTPSSERKPRGETREELKKIGKYQITRKLGAGGMGTVYLATDSELKRTVALKVLPQDRANNPTLVRRFKSEGQAAALLQHKNIVSVFEAGQADGYLFLALEYVDGIDLLEWVNRRGPIPVKRTVEIIRQSAEALQHAYERNIVHRDIKPSNLMVSKEGTVKLTDMGLARSIDDTLDTTITRDGTTVGTVDYMAPEQASNSKAADIRSDLYSLGCTWYHLLTGSPPFPEGSVTNKISAHISGPLPDPRILNPKVPEAVVAVIHRMMAKKKEQRYQTPAELLEDLNSSTLRRTQNSPDLLAMFGDDTAQHDSDDKLNTPTRTGRSSTDFTVADKKKGTPAPPSKPVKGPPARSQATREMPVSGVPNDPRALLVRMAVELDGTTVTRRRLPWGLMVLGVLGLIAVITVAVLAKKYSVPPEKTEPGASPYAVGPDPNEEKPIEEKKEPAASTTPAVDAPK; encoded by the coding sequence ATGAGTTCCCCCACTCCATCTTCCGAACGCAAGCCCCGCGGGGAAACCCGTGAAGAGCTTAAGAAGATCGGCAAGTACCAGATCACCCGTAAGCTGGGTGCTGGCGGCATGGGGACGGTCTACCTGGCGACCGATTCGGAACTGAAGCGCACCGTCGCCCTCAAGGTTTTGCCGCAGGATCGCGCCAATAACCCCACGCTGGTGAGGCGATTCAAATCGGAAGGGCAGGCCGCGGCCCTGCTGCAGCACAAGAACATCGTCAGTGTGTTCGAAGCAGGTCAGGCCGATGGTTACCTGTTCCTGGCCCTCGAATACGTCGACGGGATCGACCTGCTGGAATGGGTCAATCGCCGCGGGCCGATTCCAGTCAAACGGACCGTGGAAATCATTCGGCAGTCGGCGGAAGCGTTGCAGCACGCTTACGAACGCAACATCGTTCATCGCGACATCAAGCCTTCGAACCTGATGGTTTCGAAGGAGGGGACGGTCAAACTGACCGACATGGGGCTCGCCCGTTCGATCGATGACACTCTCGACACGACCATCACCCGCGACGGCACCACGGTCGGCACCGTCGATTACATGGCCCCGGAACAGGCCAGCAACAGCAAAGCGGCTGATATCCGCAGCGATCTGTATTCGCTCGGCTGCACCTGGTACCACCTGCTCACCGGTTCGCCCCCCTTTCCGGAAGGGAGCGTGACGAACAAGATCTCGGCCCACATTTCTGGTCCGCTGCCTGACCCTCGCATTCTGAACCCCAAGGTTCCCGAAGCGGTCGTCGCCGTGATTCACCGGATGATGGCGAAGAAGAAAGAACAGCGCTACCAGACTCCTGCGGAATTGCTGGAAGACCTCAACAGCTCGACGCTCAGGCGGACGCAGAACTCTCCAGACCTGCTGGCGATGTTTGGCGACGATACCGCACAGCACGATTCCGACGACAAACTGAATACTCCGACTCGAACCGGTAGATCATCGACCGACTTTACCGTCGCCGACAAGAAAAAGGGGACGCCGGCTCCGCCTTCGAAACCTGTGAAAGGGCCGCCGGCCCGATCTCAGGCGACTCGCGAAATGCCGGTCTCAGGAGTTCCGAACGATCCACGGGCATTGCTCGTCCGCATGGCGGTCGAACTGGATGGGACCACAGTGACCCGTCGCCGTCTCCCATGGGGCCTGATGGTGCTGGGCGTGCTGGGGCTGATCGCCGTGATCACAGTGGCCGTGCTTGCCAAGAAGTACTCTGTCCCCCCGGAGAAGACTGAGCCGGGGGCCTCGCCCTATGCGGTCGGACCCGATCCGAACGAAGAAAAACCGATCGAGGAGAAGAAGGAACCGGCTGCGTCCACCACTCCGGCGGTCGACGCTCCGAAGTGA
- the ndk gene encoding nucleoside-diphosphate kinase gives MQQTLILLKPDAVQRRLCGKILGRLEDRGLKIVALKMLKVTKELAAQHYAEHVKKPFYPQLEEFITSGPVVSLIVEGPGAVQVVRDMMGKTNCRESAPGTIRGDYGLSRQVNLIHGSDSPESAQKEIAIYFRPEEILSYDSTLAEWVCAGDEK, from the coding sequence TTGCAACAAACTCTGATTCTGCTGAAGCCCGATGCCGTCCAACGCCGTCTGTGCGGAAAAATTCTGGGCCGTCTCGAAGATCGCGGCCTGAAAATTGTCGCCCTGAAGATGTTGAAGGTGACCAAGGAACTGGCCGCACAGCATTACGCAGAACACGTCAAGAAGCCGTTCTACCCGCAACTGGAAGAGTTCATCACCTCCGGTCCGGTCGTCAGCCTGATCGTCGAAGGGCCTGGGGCAGTGCAGGTGGTCCGCGACATGATGGGTAAGACGAACTGTCGCGAATCAGCGCCGGGCACCATCCGGGGCGACTACGGTCTCTCCCGACAGGTGAACCTGATTCATGGCAGCGACAGCCCGGAATCGGCTCAGAAGGAAATCGCGATCTACTTCCGCCCGGAAGAGATTCTCAGCTACGACTCGACCCTGGCCGAATGGGTCTGCGCCGGCGACGAAAAGTAA
- a CDS encoding thioredoxin family protein, translated as MERLLLLIGAVLILVMLAYSSLMQHNEPGYDLAKLSEVRPSEAWFQKTVLDNPKPVLVEFGAAWCGPCKQLAVVLRDIEKNYGEKIDVVKIDIDEKPDLADLYGIDAVPVLMVFQDGKVVEAERGLIRFESVEQLIQPYLEPKPVEAEKVSALTH; from the coding sequence ATGGAACGCCTGCTGTTGCTGATCGGAGCGGTGCTGATTCTCGTCATGCTCGCCTATTCGAGCCTGATGCAGCATAACGAGCCCGGTTACGACCTCGCCAAGCTGTCAGAAGTGAGGCCCAGCGAAGCGTGGTTTCAGAAAACCGTACTCGATAATCCCAAGCCGGTGCTGGTCGAATTCGGGGCCGCCTGGTGTGGGCCCTGCAAACAACTGGCCGTCGTTCTCAGAGACATCGAGAAGAACTACGGCGAGAAAATCGACGTCGTCAAGATCGACATCGATGAGAAGCCTGACCTTGCCGACCTCTACGGCATTGATGCCGTGCCGGTGCTGATGGTGTTCCAAGACGGCAAAGTGGTCGAAGCCGAAAGAGGTCTGATTCGGTTCGAATCTGTCGAACAGTTGATTCAGCCCTATCTTGAGCCGAAGCCTGTCGAAGCCGAAAAAGTCAGTGCGCTCACACATTGA
- the carA gene encoding glutamine-hydrolyzing carbamoyl-phosphate synthase small subunit, translating to MSEPAKLALSDGTVFTGVRFGAPGEVYGEVVFNTSLTGYQEILTDPSYNGQIVTMTYPLIGNYGINPEDVESGKLSLRGFVVRELCREPSNFRSVMSLDAYLREHGVIGIEGIDTRALVRRIRTQGAMTGVLSTTDLDDKSLVAKARSSPTLVGKDLVKDVMPEESRPWSEGLHSILLDPSTPHVTKRTGAADSGPHVVAVDYGMKWNIPRHLSEMGCRVTVVPGTSTAEEILARNPDGVFLSNGPGDPEPLEYAIETIRGLLGKKPVFGICLGHQLLGLALGAQTYKLKFGHRGANQPVLNIQSGQVEITSQNHGFAVDADSLPPGTEVTHINLNDQTVEGIRNSELGAFSVQYHPEASAGPHDSHYLFRQFLRDMQAPVAAH from the coding sequence ATGTCTGAACCTGCAAAGCTCGCTCTGTCCGATGGAACTGTATTCACTGGCGTGCGTTTCGGCGCTCCCGGCGAGGTGTACGGCGAGGTCGTTTTCAACACGAGCCTCACCGGTTACCAGGAAATCCTGACCGACCCGTCTTACAACGGTCAGATTGTGACGATGACCTACCCGCTCATCGGGAATTACGGCATCAACCCCGAGGATGTCGAAAGCGGCAAATTGTCGCTGCGGGGCTTCGTGGTCCGCGAACTGTGCCGCGAACCGAGCAACTTCCGGTCGGTCATGTCGCTCGACGCCTATCTTCGCGAACACGGCGTCATTGGCATCGAAGGGATCGACACGCGGGCGCTGGTCCGCCGCATCCGTACGCAGGGAGCCATGACCGGCGTGCTGTCGACCACCGACCTCGACGACAAATCGCTGGTCGCCAAGGCCCGCAGCAGTCCGACGCTGGTCGGTAAAGACTTAGTCAAAGACGTGATGCCGGAAGAGAGCCGCCCCTGGAGCGAAGGGTTGCACTCCATCCTCCTCGATCCCAGCACGCCGCATGTGACGAAGCGCACCGGCGCTGCCGACTCTGGCCCGCATGTGGTCGCCGTTGACTACGGCATGAAGTGGAATATCCCCCGGCATCTGTCCGAAATGGGCTGCCGCGTCACGGTCGTCCCCGGCACGTCGACCGCGGAAGAAATTCTCGCCCGGAATCCGGACGGCGTCTTTTTGTCGAACGGCCCCGGCGATCCGGAACCGCTCGAATACGCCATCGAAACCATTCGCGGCCTGCTGGGCAAGAAGCCGGTGTTTGGCATCTGTCTCGGGCACCAGTTGCTGGGACTGGCTCTGGGAGCGCAGACCTACAAACTGAAGTTCGGGCATCGGGGCGCCAATCAGCCGGTGCTGAACATTCAAAGCGGTCAGGTGGAAATCACCTCGCAGAATCACGGCTTCGCCGTCGATGCCGATTCCCTGCCGCCCGGCACCGAAGTGACGCATATCAATCTCAACGACCAGACGGTCGAAGGGATTCGCAACTCGGAACTCGGGGCCTTCAGCGTGCAGTACCATCCCGAAGCCAGCGCCGGCCCGCACGACAGCCATTACCTGTTCCGCCAGTTCCTGCGAGACATGCAGGCGCCCGTCGCCGCCCATTGA
- a CDS encoding MDR family MFS transporter — translation MDAAPPLEAPAPVSHRQILIIFSGLMLALMLAALDSTIVATALPTIVGELGGLTHLSWVVTAYLLAQTVVTPIYGKLGDLYGRKGVLQAAIVLFLLGSVLCGMSQSMTHLILFRWIQGLGGGGLMVTTQAVVGDIVPPRQRGRYQGIFGAVFGVASVAGPLIGGYFTTHWSWRWIFYINLPIGALAMFVLAVTLPSRCVTVRHKIDYLGAGLFALVLSSIILVTDLGGTEYAWSSPLILGLIAAAAIGLAAFLFVEGAASEPVLPLRLFLERTFIVSAALGSIVGFSLWGSVTYLPVFLQVVKGSTPTASGIQLLPLMGGVLVMSIASGQIISRTGRYKLFPMAGMLIMACGLWLLSGMTPDIRLPTASCYFLLLGLGLGMVMQVLVIAIQNAVPYRDLGVATSGAILFRLMGGAVGTAILGTIFSAQLHRHLAELLPETHGGGGPLARITPQMIMSMPEETRTLYTQAFALSFSTVFLVAACIASVGFLISWLLPEIPLKHTIAESAKHSIGEEAGEPFNMPVGDG, via the coding sequence ATGGATGCAGCTCCACCGCTGGAAGCGCCGGCCCCGGTCTCGCATCGCCAGATTCTCATCATCTTCAGCGGCCTCATGCTGGCCCTGATGCTCGCGGCACTCGATTCCACCATCGTGGCGACTGCGTTGCCGACCATCGTCGGCGAACTGGGCGGACTGACGCACCTCTCCTGGGTGGTCACAGCCTACCTGCTCGCGCAAACCGTCGTCACGCCGATCTACGGCAAGCTTGGCGACCTCTACGGCCGCAAGGGAGTCCTCCAGGCGGCCATCGTTCTCTTCCTCCTCGGCTCGGTGCTGTGCGGCATGAGCCAGTCGATGACGCACCTGATTCTCTTCCGCTGGATTCAGGGGCTCGGCGGCGGCGGCCTGATGGTCACCACGCAGGCGGTGGTCGGTGATATCGTCCCGCCTCGGCAACGGGGACGCTATCAGGGAATTTTTGGTGCCGTGTTCGGAGTCGCCAGCGTGGCCGGCCCGTTGATCGGCGGCTACTTCACGACGCACTGGTCTTGGCGGTGGATCTTCTACATCAACCTGCCCATCGGGGCACTAGCGATGTTCGTGCTCGCCGTCACGTTGCCGTCGCGGTGCGTCACAGTGCGACACAAGATCGATTACCTCGGGGCGGGCCTGTTCGCGCTCGTGCTGTCTTCGATCATTCTGGTCACCGATCTGGGGGGAACCGAATACGCGTGGTCGTCGCCTCTCATTCTTGGACTGATCGCCGCGGCTGCCATTGGGCTGGCGGCGTTTCTGTTTGTCGAAGGGGCAGCCTCGGAGCCGGTCTTGCCGCTGCGGCTGTTTCTGGAGCGGACATTCATCGTCTCGGCCGCGCTCGGATCGATTGTCGGTTTCTCGCTATGGGGTTCAGTCACCTATCTGCCAGTGTTCCTGCAGGTGGTGAAAGGCTCAACGCCCACCGCGTCAGGCATTCAACTTCTGCCGCTGATGGGCGGCGTACTCGTGATGTCGATCGCCTCTGGCCAGATCATCAGCCGCACTGGCCGTTACAAGCTGTTCCCGATGGCCGGGATGCTGATCATGGCTTGCGGCCTTTGGCTACTCTCAGGCATGACGCCCGACATTCGGCTCCCCACCGCTTCCTGTTACTTCCTGTTGCTGGGGCTTGGCCTCGGAATGGTGATGCAGGTGCTGGTCATCGCCATTCAGAATGCGGTCCCGTATCGCGATCTCGGGGTCGCGACCTCGGGGGCGATTCTGTTTCGACTGATGGGAGGCGCGGTGGGAACGGCGATTCTCGGCACGATCTTCTCCGCTCAGTTGCACCGTCACCTGGCAGAGTTGCTGCCGGAGACGCATGGGGGCGGCGGACCGCTCGCGCGCATCACGCCGCAGATGATCATGAGCATGCCAGAAGAGACTCGAACACTTTATACCCAGGCGTTCGCGCTGTCGTTCAGCACAGTCTTTCTGGTCGCCGCCTGCATTGCGAGCGTCGGCTTCCTGATCTCCTGGCTACTACCCGAGATTCCCCTCAAGCACACCATCGCGGAATCAGCCAAGCACTCCATCGGCGAAGAAGCCGGCGAGCCATTCAATATGCCGGTGGGGGATGGTTGA